AACTTGCTACGTGGATCAAGATGATGTAACACGGAGTCTAAAGGGAGATAGCGACCAATAATTAACTTATCCTTCATGCTGTTGCCTCCATGCTTTATACATCTCAGCGAATTGAACTTCAGTCATCGCGAGTCGATCAAAACGCATATTTAACCTTTCTTCTATATCTCTTTGTAATTGCACGATATCCGGTAAATCAAGATGTAATGATTGCACATACTCTGTATCTCTAAACAACTGTTCTGGTGTCTGACTACTTATGACACGTCCTTTTGCCATGACTTTCACTTCATCTGCATAGGACGCTACATCATTCATATCATGAGAGACAAGAATAATTGTTTTTTGCTCTTTCTGTTGTATGTCTTTGAATAATTGCATTACTTGTTTTTTACTCTTTGGATCTAATCCAGCCGTTGGTTCATCTAAAACAAGAATATCCGGATCCATTGCAAGTATCGCAACGATGGCGACTTTACGCATTTGTCCCCCTGATAGTAAAAAGGGCGATTGCTCCATAATAGATTCGGCATCGAGTCCTAGTTTCTCTAGTAAAACTACTGCTTTGTGTCGTGCTTTTGTTAAATCCATTCCAAAGTTTTTAGGACCAAATAACACTTCATGTTCCACAGTTTGTTCAAATAATTGTGATTCTGGAAATTGAAAGACCATCCCAATGCGTTTTCTCACTTTTTGCAGGACTTTGTCTTTTGTTTTTCGTGTGACAGATACATCGATAATTTTCAATTTGCCACGACTTGGTTTCAACAATCCATTGATGTGCTGAATCAGTGTCGATTTTCCTGAGCCAGTCTTCCCAATAACAGCATAGTAACGTCCTTCTTCAAAATGCGTTGTCACAAGATTGAGTGCCTGATATTCATATGGGGTGCGCTGTTGATACGTATACGAAACATCTTCAAATTCTATCATGTCAAACACTCCAATAACTCTTCATATAATATAAAGCCCTTCTTCAGACCTAACAATCGTGCCATACGCATCTCAAAAGGCATATCAAGCCCATATACAACCAACATATCCGCATGGGCAAATATATCATCTACAGATCCCGATAATGCTACAAGCCCTTTATTTAAGACAATAACCCTATCTGACATCACAACTTCAGATAAATCATGTGTAATACATAATACAGTCATACCCTCTTCTTTATTGAGGTACTGGATCATAGACATAATCTCTTTCTTGCCTTCAGGGTCTAACATCGATGTCGCTTCATCTAAAATAATTAGTTTTGGCTGTAAAGCGAGTACACCTGCAATCGCAACACGCTGTTTTTGTCCACCTGACAATGCTGTCGGTTCATAATTCTGTTTATCCTTCATATCTACATCTTCTAGGACTTGTGGGACAATACGATGCATCTCTTCATATGGGAGGCGTCTATTTTCTAATCCAAATGCAACATCATACTTCACCGTAGAACCAACAAACTGATTATCAGGATTTTGAAAGACGAATCCAATATGGTGATGAAACGCGGTTAATGGAATATTTTTAATGGATTCATTATCAATTTTGATATCTCCATCAAAATCACTTTCGACACCTGCAATAAGTTTAGCCAATGTTGACTTACCAGAGCCATTATGACCGACAATAGATACCCATTCACCCTTATTGACTGTAAAGTTGACATCTTTGAGTATATCTTCAGCATCTTCGTCGTATCGAAATGAGACATTTTGAATCTGTAATAAAGGTTCCTTAGACATACGATTGACTCCTCTAATTAATAATACTTTATAGTTCTATGGACACATGTCATGGTGTTGTCAAAAAGAAAAATAAAGATCTATTTCTCTTTAATAATAATAGATAAGCCTTATGTTTTAACCAAAATTTGTGACATAAAAGTTACAATAGCATACCATTTCATTTTACCTAAAATATTGCCCCTGTACAACCTAAGAATCCGCTACAAAACAAATAAGACCTACATATCCGTAGGCCTTAAACGATGATACTAAGTATTTGCATAAAAAAGCGCGCACCCCATCCTATTGAGATCACGCTATATCATCAATATTTAGTTGGATGGGATGCTCTGAGCTAGACAATATCTGTATGTGGCAGACATTATCGTTGCACTCATTTGCTTTAAATGTAGTAGTGTGTATTAATTATACTAATTCAATAATAACTGTTAATGCGCCGTCACCTTTACGAGGTGCAACTTTAACGATACGAGTGTAACCACCTTGACGTTCTTGGTAACGTTCAGCGATTTCACCGAATAATTTTTGTAAAGCTGTTTGTGTTGTTTCATCTTCGTTTAAGATTTCAACGTTACGTAATGTTTTAGCTGCATTACGACGAGAAGCTAAATCACCTTTTTTACCTAAAGTAATTAATTTTTCAACAACACTGCGAAGTTCTTTCGCACGCGCTTCAGTAGTTTCGATACGTTCGTTAACGATTAATGAAGTTGCTAAATCGCGTAACATTGCTTTACGTTGATCTGACGTACGACCTAATTTTCTGTAACCCATGAGTTAACCTCCTTTATCAATCTTCTTTTCTTAGGCCTAAACCTAAGTCTTCTAATTTGTGTTTTACTTCTTCAAGAGACTTTCGACCTAAGTTACGAACTTTCATCATATCAGCCTCTGATTTATCAGCGAGTTCTTGTACTGAGTTAATACCAGCACGTTTCAGACAGTTGTATGAACGTACAGATAAGTCTAATTCTTCAATAGACATTTCAAGTACTTTTTCTTTTTGATCTTCTTCTTTTTCAATCATGATTTCAGCATTTTGCGCTTCATCAGTTAAACCAACAAAGATATTTAAATGCTCAGTCATAATTTTTGCAGCTAAAGAAACAGACTCTTGTGGTGTGATTGAACCATCTGTCCAAACATCTAATGTCAATTTATCAAAGTCTGAGCTTTGACCAACACGTGTGTTTTCAACTGTGTAGTTCACGCGCTCAACAGGTGAGTACAATGAATCAACAGGGATAACACCAATTGGCATATCACTTGAGTTATTTTGATCAGCTAATGCATAACCACGGCCTTTGTTTGCAACTAAACGTAGTTTGAAGTGACCACCTTTAGATACTGTCGCAATTTTAAGGTCTGGATTTAAGATCTCAACATCACTGTCATGTGTAATATCTTTTGCAGTGACTTCGCCTTCTTCTTTAACATCGATTTCTAGTGTTTTCTCTTCGTCTGAATAAATCTTAAGCGCTAGCTTTTTGATATTCATAACGATTGTAGAAACATCTTCTACAACATTATCGATTGCAGAGAATTCGTGTAGAACACCTTCAATTTCGATGTATTTCACAGCCGCTCCTGGTAATGATGATAGTAGGATACGACGTAAGGAGTTTCCTAGTGTAGTACCGTAACCACGTTCTAGTGGTTCAACAACGAACTTACCGAACTTAGCATCATCACTAACTTCAATTGTTTCAATTCTAGGTTTCTCAATTTCAATCATTTACATATCCTCCTTAAATACGTCGATTTGTATAAATTATAAATTCTTTAACCATGTGACAAAGTAATTTTAAAATTATACGCGACGACGTTTTGGTGGACGGCAACCATTGTGAGGTACTGGAGTAACGTCTTTAATCGCTGTTACTTCTAAACCAGCTGATTGTAACGCACGGATCGCTGATTCACGACCTGGTCCAGGTCCTTTAACAGTTACTTCAACTGATTTTAAACCGTGTTCCATTGCAGCTTTAGAAGCTGTTTCTGAAGCCATTTGTGCTGCGAATGGTGTAGATTTTTTAGAACCTTTAAAACCAAGCGCACCTGCAGATGACCATGATAAAGCATTACCGAATTCATCTGTAATAGTTACAATTGTATTGTTAAATGTAGAACGGATATGTGCTACACCATTTTCAATATTCTTTTTCACTCTACGTTTACGTGATACTTGTTTACGTGCCATAGTACTATTTGCCTCCTTTACCTATTATTTTTTCTTGTTAGCAACAGTTTTAACTGGGCCTTTACGCGTACGCGCATTGTTTTTTGTTTTTTGACCATTTACTGGTAAACCACGACGGTGGCGGATACCACGGTAAGATGAGATTTCCATTAAACGTTTGATGTTTAAGTTTGTTTCACGGCGTAAGTCACCTTCAACTTTATAACCATCAACAACTTCACGAATACGACCTAACTCATCATCAGTTAAATCTTTTACACGTGTATCTTCTGAAACGTTCGCTTCTGAAAGAATTTGTTTTGCTGTTGCTTTACCGATACCATAAACATATGTTAATGAAATTACTACGCGCTTATCGCGTGGGATATCAATTCCTGCAATACGTGCCATTATATTTACACCTCTCTTTTAATTAACCTTGTTTTTGTTTGTGTTTAGGGTTTTCACAAATTACCATTACTTTACCTTTACGTTTAATGACTTTACATTTTTCGCAAATAGGTTTCACTGATGGTCTAACTTTCATTTTTTATACCTCCTTCAATGATGGAGTGACAATTATTTATAACGATATGTGATTCTGCCGCGTGTTAAATCATACGGAGACATTTCAACTGTTACTTTATCGCCAGGTAGAATACGAATATAGTTCATGCGAATTTTACCACTAACATGTGCTAAAATCTCATGGCCATTTTCTAATTCTACTTTAAACATTGCATTTGGTAAAGTATCAAGTACTGTACCTTCAAGTTCGATTACGTCTTGTTTCGCCATTGATTAACTCCTCCTTTTCAGTTGTAAGGATTATAGAATATCAACTCGATTATAGTAGCCTGGATTTCACTTCAAAATCATCATTATCATTAATGTCACATAATTTGTTTCAACTAATTTATTACTAACGACTTCTTAAAAGCGAATTGCATCCAAGTCGTTCTATTTAAGTGATTCTAAAATTTGGATTACATCCTCTGAAACAGCGTCAATTTGTTTTGAACCATCAATATTTTTCAATACGCCTTCTTTACTGTAGAAGTCTAAGATTGGCTTAGATTGTTTAATATTAACATTCAAACGATTTGCAACTGTTTCTGGGTTGTCATCTTCACGTTGGTATAATTTACCGCCATCAAGATCACAAACACCTTCAACCTTAGGAGGATTGAAAACAAGATGATAAGTTGTCCCACATGTTTCACAAATGCGACGACCAGTAAGACGATTCATCAATTCTTCTTCTGGAACCTCGATGTTAACAACTGCGTCGATTTCTCTACCTAGTTCTTCTAAAATTGAATTAAGCGCTTCAGCTTGTTCAATTGTTCGAGGAAATCCATCTAGTAAGAATCCTTTTTTAGCATCATCTTCTGAAATGCGTTCTTTTACAATTCCTACTGTAACTTCATCTGGTACAAGTTCTCCGCGATCCATATATGATTTAGCTTCTTTACCTAGTTCAGTTTCGTCTTTAATTGCTTTTCTGAACATATCCCCTGTTGAAATGTGAGGGATTGGATATTTTTTAACTATTTCACTCGCTTGTGTCCCTTTACCAGCACCAGGTAATCCCATTAAAATAATGTTCATACTATGCCCTCCTAAAAATTAACGTCTACCAAAGCCTGTATATTTTCGTTCACTCACTTGTGCTTCTAAGCTCTTCATCGTTTCAATGGCAACACCGATAACAATGAGTAAGCTTGTACCACCCACTTGAATGGACTGTGGTAAGTTCATAAATTTCGTTGCAATAATTGGCAAGATTGCAATGACTGCTAAGAAAATTGAACCTACAAACGTTAAACGATACAAGACTTTTGTAATATATTTTTTAGTATTAACGCCCGGTCTAATACCCGGAACATAACTACCTTGTTTCTTCAGGTTATCTGCCATCTTCTCAGGGTTAACTTGAACAAATGCATAGAAATAAGTAAATGCAATGATCAAAATAACATATACAATCATACCAATATTGTGAGATGGATCAGCATATGTTGCAACTGTCTTCGCCCATTCTGCTTTAGGGAAGAACAATGTCAAAGTTCTTGGTAACAAGAAGAATGCCATTGCGAAAATGACTGGAATAACACCTGCAGAGTTTACTTTCAAAGGTAAATACGTTGCTTGTGAACCAAGTTGCATTTTGGATTGTTTTTTTGCATATTGAATCGGTATTTTACGAATAGCTTGTAAAACGTAAACAGCACCCACAGTTAAAAGAATCATTCCAATAACAAGGCCTGCTACTTTTAACCAAGCTAATGTCACATCATCTTGCCCAATAAATTCTTTTTGATAGAATTGAATCAAAGCAGATGGTAGTGAAGATAAGATACCTGCAAAGATAATGATAGAAATACCATTACCCACACCATATTGCGTAATTTGTTCACCTAACCACATTAAGAATGCAGTTCCTGTTGTTAAAACAATTGCAATTAATAGATATGACCAAACGTTTTGGTTCTTGATCAATGCGCCATCCAAATACGTATTGAATTGGAATGACATACCAATCGATTGAATGAATGCAAGAATAATTGTGAAGTAACGTGTGAAAGTACTTAACTTTTTACGTCCAGTTTCACCTTGTTTTGCCCATTCTGTAAACTTAGGTACTATATCCATTTGTAACAATTGCATAACGATAGAAGCCGTAATGTAAGGCATAATACCCATAGCAAAGATAGAAAAGTTCTTCAAGGCACCGCCACCAAACGTGTTTAACAAGTCAGTGACGCCTTGAGAACCTCGTTGATTATCAAAAGCTGCTGGATCTACACCAGGTGCTGGAATATACGTACCTATTTTGAAAATTACTAACATTGCAAGAGTAAAAAGTATCTTGTTTCTGACTTCTTTAGTTTTAAAGAAGTTTACAAGCGTATGAAACATTAGATCACCTCGTGTGCTCCGCCTTTCGCTTCAATTGCTTCTTTGGCTGCAGCTGAGAATTTATGTGCTTTTACAGTTAATTTTTTTTCTAATGAACCATTACCTAAAACTTTAATACCAGATTTTTCGTTTTTAACAACGCCTGTTTCGATTAATAACTCAGGTGTTACCTCAGTACCATCTTCGAATTTGTTAAGTTGATCTAAGTTAACGATTGCGTATTCTTTGCGGTTAATGTTAGTGAAACCACGTTTTGGAATACGACGGAATAATGGTAATTGACCACCTTCGAAACCTGGTCTTACGCCACCACCTGAACGGGCTTTTTGACCTTTTTGACCGCGACCACTAGTTTTACCGTTACCAGTACCAGCACCACGACCTACGCGGTTACGTACTTTACGTGAACTTTCTGATGGTTTTAATTCATGTAATTTCATTTCGGCACCTCCTTGATTATTTTTCTTCTACTGTTACTAAGTGACTTACTTTGCTGATTTGTCCACGAATTGCATCATTGTCTTCAACAACTACAGAAGAATGCATTTTTTTAAGACCTAATGCTTCAACTGTTTTACGTTGTGTTTCAGGACGACCGATAACACTTCGAGTGAGGGTAATTTGAATTTTAGCCATTTATCTGTTCCCTCCTTAATTGTATAATTCTTCTACTGATTTACCACGTAAACGGGCAACATCTTCAGCATTTTTTAAGTTTTGTAAACCGTCGATTGTAGCACGTACCATGTTAATTGGTGTATTAGAACCTAATGACTTACTTAAGATATCAGTGATACCTGCAAGCTCAAGTACGGCACGAACTGGTCCACCTGCGATAACACCTGTACCAGGTGCAGCTGGTTTCATTAATACGCTTCCTGAACCGAAACGTCCAGTGATTGTGTGAGGAGTAGTTCCGTCAACACGGTGAACTGTGATAAGGTTCTTTTTCGCAGCTTCAACTGCTTTTTTGATTGCTTCAGGTACCTCTTGTGCTTTACCAGTACCGAAACCAACGCGACCATTTTTGTCACCTACTACTACTAATGCTGTGAAACGGAAACGACGTCCACCTTTAACAACTTTCGCAACACGGTTGATCGTAACAACGCGTTCTTCAAATTCTTTAACTTCTTCTTCTCTACGAGCCATTGAGTTGTCCCTCCTTTAAATTAAAATTGAAGTCCATTTTCGCGAGCTGCATCTGCTAATGCTTTTACACGTCCGTGGAATAAGTATCCTCCACGATCAAATACAACTGCTTCGATTCCTTTTTCAGTCGCTTTTTTAGCGATTGCTTCACCAACTTGAGTTGCTAATTCAACTTTAGTTGCTGATGCGTCTACGCCACTGTCTTTAGAAGACGCTTGCGCTAATGTTACGCCTTTAGTGTCATCAATGATTTGTGCATAGATATGTTTGTTAGAACGATATACGTTAAGACGTGGTCTTTCGCTAGTACCTGACAATTTCGTACGAACACGTGCATGTCTTTTTAAACGTACTTTGTTTTTATCAATTTTGCTGATCATGTCAATACTCCTTTCTATAGAGTTTATTTATTATTTACCAGTTTTACCTTCTTTACGGCGAACATATTCACCTTGGTAACGAATGCCTTTACCTTTATAAGGTTCTGGTGGACGAACGTCACGAATTTTTGATGCTGTTGCACCTACTAATTCTTTGTCGATACCTTCGACTTTGACAGTCGTATTTTTTTCTACTGAGAAAGTAATACCTTCAGCAGCTTCGAATTCAACTGGGTGAGAATAACCAACGTTTAATACAAGTTTAGAACCTTGTACTTGTGCACGGTAACCAACACCGATAAGTTCTAATGTTTTTTCGTATCCTTTAGATACACCTTGCACCATATTATTGATTAACGCACGAGTTGTACCATGAACAGTTCTGTGTTCTTTAGAATCTGATGGTCTTACAACTTCAAGTGTGTTTTCTTCTTGTTTATAAGTCATTTCTGGGTTTAAAGTTCGTGATAATTCACCTTTAGGTCCTTTAACAGAAACTGTACTACCATCGATAGTTACAGTAACGTCGCTAGGGATCTCGATAATTTTTTTACCAACACGGCTCATGTTATGGCACCTCCTTATTTATTTTATATTACCAAATGTAAGCTAATACTTCTCCACCAACATTACGTTTTCTAGCTTCTCTGTCAGTGATTACACCTTCAGAAGTAGATACTAAAGCGATACCAAGACCATTTAATACTTTTGGCATTTCGCTAGCTTTAGCGTATACACGTAAACCTGGTTTTGAAATACGTTTTAAGCCTGTAATAACACGCTCGTTGTTTGAACCATATTTTAAGAAGACACGGATAACACCTTGTTTATCATCTTCGATATACTCTACATTTTTGATGAAACCTTCACTTTTAAGGATTTCAGCAATTTCTTTTTTAATGTTTGATGCAGGTAACTCTAATTTTTCATGGCGAACCATATTTGCGTTTCTCACGCGAGTTAACATATCTGCAATTGGATCTGACAATGTCATAGTTTGTTGCCTCCTTTCAAGAGTTTAATATTTTACCAGCTAGCTTTACGTACGCCAGGGATATGACCTTTGTAAGCTAATTCACGGAAACAAATACGGCAAAGTTTAAATTTACGATATACTGAGTGTGGACGACCACAGCGTTCACAGCGTGTATATTCACGGACTTGGAATTTTTGTTTACGTTGTTGCTTAGCAACCATTGATTTTTTAGCCACTTAATTAGCCTCCTTCAGAGATTATTTTTGAAATGGCATACCGAATTGTGTTAACAATTCACGAGCTTCCTCGTCAGTGTTAGCAGTCGTTACGATAACGATATCCATTCCACGTACTTTTGATACTTTATCATAGTCAATCTCAGGGAAAATTAATTGCTCTTTAACACCTAATGTGTAGTTACCGCGACCGTCAAATGCATTTTTTGAAACACCGCGGAAGTCACGTACACGTGGAAGTGAAACAGAAATTAATTTATCTAAGAATTCATACATTCTTTCACCACGTAATGTTACTTTGGCACCAATTGGCATACCTTCACGTAAACGGAATGTCGCAACTGATTTTTTTGCTTTTGTGATTAATGGTTTTTGACCAGTGATGGCTGTTAATTCTTCAACAGCTGTGTCCAATACTTTAGAGTTTTGAACAGCGTCACCAACACCCATATTCACAACGATTTTGTCAATTTTAGGTACTTGCATTACTGAACTGTAATTGAATTTTTTAACTAAGTTCTCAGCAACTTCTGAGTTAAATTTTTCTTTTAAACGATTCAAAGTGGATCCTCCTTTCAACAATTATTATTTATTAGACTTGATTTCTTCGCCTGATTTTTTTGCGATACGAACTTTTTTACCGTCAACAAATTTGTAGCCTACACGAGTAGGTTCGTTTGTTTTAGGGTCTAATACTTGTACGTTAGAAACATGAATAGCAGCTTCTGTTTCTAAGATTCCACCTTCAGGATTGAATTGCGTAGGTTTTTGGTGTTTTTTAATCATGTTAACACCTTCAACAACAACGCGGTCTTTTTTAGGTTGAGTTTCTACAACTTTACCAGTTTTACCTTTGTCTTTACCTGCAATAACGATAACGTTGTCACCTTTTTTAATATGCATGTGGGCACCTCCTTGAATTTGTTTATATTATTTCGCTAATTAAAGTACTTCTGGTGCAAGGGAAACGATTTTCATAAAGTTTCCTTCACGTAATTCACGTGCAACAGGTCCAAAAATACGTGTACCACGTGGGCCTTTGTCATCACGAATTATAACACATGCATTTTCGTCAAATTTGATGTATGAACCGTCTTTACGGCGTACACCTGATTTAGTACGTACAACAACAGCTTTAACAACATCACCCTTCTTAACAACGCCACCAGGTGTAGCATTTTTAACAGTTGCTACGATGACATCACCGATGTTAGCTGTTTTACGGCCAGATCCACCTAATACTTTGATTGTAAGAACTTCACGAGCACCAGAGTTATCTGCTACTTTTAAGCGTGTTTCTTGTTGGATCATGATTATACCTCCCTTATCTCTAAATAGTCATTAAATAATTACTGATTCTTCGACAATTTCTACTAAACGGAAACGTTTTGTCGCTGATAAAGGACGCGTTTCTTGAATCTTAACGATATCTCCTAATTTAGCTGAATTGTTTTCATCATGCGTTTTATATTTTTTTGAGTATTTAACACGTTTACCATATAGTTTGTGTGTTTTGTAAGTTTCAACTAAAACAGTGATTGTTTTGTCCATTTTATCTGAAACAACTTTACCAACGTAAACTTTACGATCATTTCTTTCGCTCACTTTAGTAACCTCCTCTTTCAACTATTATTGGTTTGCTTTACCTTGTTCTAATTCTCTTTCACGTGCAACAGTTTTTAGACGCGCGATCGTTTTTCTTACAGTCTTGATACGAGCAGTCTCTTCTAATTGACCTGTAGCTAATTGAAAGCGTAGGTTAAAAAGCTCTTCTTTTGAAGATTTGATTTGTTCTTCGATTTCTGAAGTGGTTAAGTCTCTAATTTCCTTAGCTTTCATTTGATTCACCACCCAATTCTTCACGTTTTACAAACTTCGTTTTAACTGGAAGTTTGTGGCTAGCTAAACGTAGT
This region of Staphylococcus sp. IVB6240 genomic DNA includes:
- the rpmC gene encoding 50S ribosomal protein L29, giving the protein MKAKEIRDLTTSEIEEQIKSSKEELFNLRFQLATGQLEETARIKTVRKTIARLKTVARERELEQGKANQ
- the rpsQ gene encoding 30S ribosomal protein S17 produces the protein MSERNDRKVYVGKVVSDKMDKTITVLVETYKTHKLYGKRVKYSKKYKTHDENNSAKLGDIVKIQETRPLSATKRFRLVEIVEESVII
- the rplN gene encoding 50S ribosomal protein L14, producing the protein MIQQETRLKVADNSGAREVLTIKVLGGSGRKTANIGDVIVATVKNATPGGVVKKGDVVKAVVVRTKSGVRRKDGSYIKFDENACVIIRDDKGPRGTRIFGPVARELREGNFMKIVSLAPEVL